A region of the Anaeromusa acidaminophila DSM 3853 genome:
AAACGACTTTCGGAAAGGATGGATTGAAGCATGAAAACAAAACTCTACATCGCATACGGCAGCAACATGGATATACGCCAGATGTCTTTCCGCTGTCCAACGGCGAAACTCATATGCACATCGGAAGTGGAAGGCTACCGGCTGCTCTTTAGGGGTTCGCAGACAGGGGCTTACGCCACTATTGAAAAGGCGGACGGCTACAAGGTTCCGGTCATCGTCTGGGAAATCGGCGAAACAGATGAAATGAACCTTGACCGCTATGAGGGCTTTCCAACATTTTACT
Encoded here:
- a CDS encoding gamma-glutamylcyclotransferase family protein is translated as MKTKLYIAYGSNMDIRQMSFRCPTAKLICTSEVEGYRLLFRGSQTGAYATIEKADGYKVPVIVWEIGETDEMNLDRYEGFPTFYYKKDLTVSVNGKREKAMAYIMDERRPLGEPSYRYYKVVEDAYSEFHLDINILEKALEDTIAEADGDVY